In Trichocoleus sp., the genomic stretch CCGCAATCAGCGTTTCTTTATTCGCTAAAGCAATATCCTTTCCAGCTTCGATCGCCGCGATCGTTGGCAACAGCCCAGCACAACCAACAATACCCGTGACAACTGCCTCAGAATCGCCATAGCGCGCCACTTCAACGACGCCTTCTTCTCCACCGAGTAAAATCGGCTGTGGGTCAAGATCTGCGATCGCCTCCCGCAGGAGTGGCAGATGGTCAACATTACAAATAGCGACAATCTCTGGATGAAACTGGCGAACTTGCTGAATCAGCAAATCTATATTGTTCCGGGCTGCCAGTCCCACAATCCGAAATTGATCAGGATACTGGGCGACGATATCGAGGGTTTGCGTCCCAATAGAGCCAGTGGAGCCAAGAAGAGTAATTGCTTTCACGAGCGGTTCACAATTAGCAGCATTCTAACTATAGGACGAGAGGGGATCAGGGAGTGAGGGATCAGGATGAGGGGCAACAGAGATAGGGATACAAAACTTTTATTTTGTTGCAGATAACAATCCTTACCTAAGTCAAGCCATCACCTGATCCTCGTATTACCTGTCATCTGCTTAAACTTCGACCGTGCCCAGGCTCCAATCGACGATCGCCAGCTTCGGTGCAGACTTGGCATCATCAAACCAACTGACCAGCTTTGAGAGATCGGTTTTGTTGAGAACGCCGACACATCCTACCGTTCCAGGCATCCCTTTTGAGACATTATTGTCGAGGTGGAAGCCAATGGCGGTGCGATCGGTTTTGTAGGTTGGGGTCATCGAAATCCAGACAGGCCCTAAGCCATCGTTTGAATCTGCCCAACTCTTGGTATAGTCGCCTTTAACACCGCTTGCCCACTCGACATCACCCAACGTCCAGTAGCCTTCGGGCAAGGGTTCCATAGAACCAGACTTACTCAAGTCTGCGGTGCGAAAAGCTTGTTTGGTCGCTTGTCCAGAAACGGCAGAAAGCTGATCCGCAACGGCTCCATTTTTCACTAACGAAACTTGAAGCTGCATCAAGCCATCAGCATTCATTTGGTTGGTTTTGGTGATGCGAATGACAGAACTACTATCTGTGGCAACGCTATTGAAATTGCCCTTCAAGGTGTAATTAACCGTCTGTGTGCCGTTTCCTTCGACTTGTAGAAAATAGCTGCCGCTGCTGAGAAATCGCCGAACGGCTGTGTTATTTGAGCTTGGTTGAGAAGACAAAATTTCGCCCGAATCGATCGTGCCGTTGTTGTTGCTGTCTCGGATCAGCTTCACTGTGGCATTATTTGCAATGCCTGTCAGGTCAGCCGAAAACACGCCCGCTTGCGTTAAATCAAATCGGAACAAATCATCTCGATCGCTTGCTGTTACCTGATCTGTGCGCGAGAAAATTGGAGAAGTCAGCTTTTCGGCGCTGCTGAGCGAACCACCTGTTGTACTGCTGCCGCCTGTTGAAGGCGTACCCGGGGAAGAATTGCTGCCGCTTTGGGTTCCAGCAGGTGTGTCTGCCGCGATTCCTAATCGATATCGAGTGGATGGATTACCAAATGCGCTGACCTGTACATAATAGGTTCCAGCATTCAACTGTTGCCGAATTGTCTCTTTCTCGGTGCCATGATTACTCGAACTCGCAACTTCATCGCCATCTGCATTCAGAAGTGATAGATCAGCGTCATCTTTCAAATCATTCAGATTCAGATTCACTGTTCCGGCTTCTGTGAGATTAATGCGATAGAGATCGCTGTTATCCAATCCATTTAATTGATTGCGATAGGTGCGCTTCATGCGGCTCACACTGCCAGCATCCAGTGCTGTTTCGATCGCACTTCCCCCATCGTTCGTTGAACCCTGGCCACTAAAACTGAGGGAGTAATTGGCAGGTGCATTCTCAGTTGTAGAGACCTGCA encodes the following:
- a CDS encoding PPC domain-containing protein; the protein is MLSDFVAQNSRPVDRLKPQASLQYKSSEPFQNSTQTLHQRSKLQGRASANPFRFVKVERVNNSLQIQPANRNGNLGLPASVGGSLTTAANLGDLSGSTRLTWNDSIGNSSTSDFYRFTLARSSKVKLELGRLTGNADLHLINVDGKDLARSSRVNLSSESIQRRLSAGTYYMQVSTTENAPANYSLSFSGQGSTNDGGSAIETALDAGSVSRMKRTYRNQLNGLDNSDLYRINLTEAGTVNLNLNDLKDDADLSLLNADGDEVASSSNHGTEKETIRQQLNAGTYYVQVSAFGNPSTRYRLGIAADTPAGTQSGSNSSPGTPSTGGSSTTGGSLSSAEKLTSPIFSRTDQVTASDRDDLFRFDLTQAGVFSADLTGIANNATVKLIRDSNNNGTIDSGEILSSQPSSNNTAVRRFLSSGSYFLQVEGNGTQTVNYTLKGNFNSVATDSSSVIRITKTNQMNADGLMQLQVSLVKNGAVADQLSAVSGQATKQAFRTADLSKSGSMEPLPEGYWTLGDVEWASGVKGDYTKSWADSNDGLGPVWISMTPTYKTDRTAIGFHLDNNVSKGMPGTVGCVGVLNKTDLSKLVSWFDDAKSAPKLAIVDWSLGTVEV